The following nucleotide sequence is from Oncorhynchus clarkii lewisi isolate Uvic-CL-2024 chromosome 6, UVic_Ocla_1.0, whole genome shotgun sequence.
agaagttgcagtCGAACAAATAATGCAATGCTTTAAttataacgttttttttttcatgCGTTCGGGTACCTCAGAGCGCCCCAGGTCACCCCATGGTATTTGATGATCATTATTAAGTGGAGGTCGCTAGTTACAATGGTATCTTCAATTTAGCCTAGCTTTTAGCTAAATAGCTAGCTGGTCTGCAGCGCAAGCTAGCTTGACTTGCTATAAAGTTAGAGAAACAAGTTGAGGAAAAAGTAACTAAACCTGGAGTTATATATCACATGGAACAATATATTTATCCTGTCTTGAATGAAAAGGTCAAAATATATGCAATCTCTGAAGAGAGACAGGCTCTCCTCCATCTTGTGTTACAAACACTACACGTCTAAAcccagattcttatttacaattatggCCAAACTCCACCCTATGGAACTCACAGTCAGATGTGATATAGCctagattcaaaccagggactgtcaACTCTTGCActgagagatacagtgccttagaccattgcgccactcgggagtccaaCATCACAAAACTTTTTGGAACGCTTGCAAAATAGACCAAACAGACCAGGTCAGGGTCAAGTCAGTGAGAGAAGTGAAACATTCttccttagttgttaattttctcaaatctaaaggcacaaccttgattcgagccaatgtcttaagtagttgaacatgttattactccaacctagtaaagtacttaagtaaaaatactttaaagtagttttggggggtatctgtacattactattAATATgcttgacaacttttacttccactccaccacattcctaaagaaaataatgtactttttactcaatacattatccctgacacccaaaagtacttattaggctaagtatatttaaaaccaaacactTAGACTTTACTAAATCAGTAttttgggtgactttcacttttacttcagttattttctattaaggtatctttacttttactcaagtatgacaactgggacctttttccaccactgctccaACCTCATAAAAGTCACAAACTGAAACGTTTTCATTTTCGTCAAAAAACAACTTAATATCGAAgcagtgcctttgatttgacctGCACACCCACAGTTCGGCGCAAGACGACCATTAGCCATTTTTTTGGGACCCAATTCGAAACTCTctttgacctccatacaaaaactccttgaTCGGTGGGCGAAACAACaaaaaacgccacctgctggagggaaACAGATTTTCAGCCGAGTTGGGCCTCTTCCTCTTTTGTTCCTCCATTCATCGCCCAATGGGATTCCTATATCTTTAACTAATATCTCCGATGGGGCTGAATGTGGAGACAcacatattgtacaatatgaggaggaaattataaccataaaaaagctttccagtttcactgattCAACACTCACCCACTGGAGATGACTGATGCCATTGTCAAAAGCCTCTTGCTTGTTTTACtttgttttactttgtaaaacaagGCTGTTCACTTAATAGGCCTATTTGGAAGTTGATAACAAATTTGGTAGACAACAAGCAGATTAGttttctcttttcagcaggagccatttgctttccaatcTGTGTTTTCCCGCGATTGTGTGGTGAATGAAGAAAAATTGAAGTTATTTGTTCTTTTGTTTTTTGATATGGAGTCTCTCCCTACTCAAGTGCAGTTAGGGTATAGTAACTACAGAGTCCGAGCTTTTATCCCAAGACCAATACAGTGTGATCATTGCAAAGCTTTTGGTCATGTTTCAAGTGTTTGCAGAAGGGAGAAGCTGAGATGTCCAAGTTGTGAAAAAGACAATGGTATGTGTTATAAAAGTGATGAAAATGTGACAGACACGTCTTTCGAATGCCCCACAAGGGTGAAAGAGAATGAGGTGGCCAAAGTCAGGGCTATCCAGTGCATATCATATGTGTGGATCATCTGCTATGGTCCAACGCCCCAGCAGAGACATGCCGAGAGAACAAGAACCATAACGACCCCCAGGACTATTCTCCTGACTGTGGACGTACGGGAGAGACAGAGCCTGACCTTCCACCCGaacctggcccaccacaggaaGCCCAGGAGGAGCGGAGATATCCTATTCGACAGCGAAGGGCACCTAAAAAGCTTGACCTGTGAGTTGAGCTGGTTAAGGTGGTAACGGACAGTAAAACAAACACTTTAATATGTCCTAGATAAAATGAAAGAAAAAGGACATTACCTGGGTTAGTTATTAGGACACAAACTCCATCTTCGGGGCAGAATAATCCCCTGGATTTGTGCTGGGCTCTGAAAAGTCTGCTTCAACCCAGTAGTTGAATTTTTTTTAAGAATGCATTGTTCAGATATTGCATTAGTAGTTACCTAACATATTTACCTTGTTCTCTGGGAGTTAAACACTATGGGGGAGGAGTGTAGTATCTGGGATCTACatctgtttatattagttactgtgctgttactaagcagtaatgcattacggcagtgttacgttactacacctaataggaaatgcacatgcgcactgGGGTGCCGGGAACTGTAGAGCAAGAGGGGTTTTGACTAAATGAAAACTAACTGTACTCCCGTCTCCtgcctggtcatttctccacaacacaaatattacaaTATGCAGCAGCTATTAAAAGGGTTGAGGGTTTGGTGGTGGATAGGCCTTCACTGCAGGCTGCAGAGGTTGCCTTTCACCAGCAGGACCCTGACATTTTAAAGGTGAAGAAGGTGTACTTTGTGGCCTTTATAGCTATGGTGATAAATAGCTCTGCCAAGGTGGAAAGAAGGTCCAGGAAGATAGAAATCATTGTGGAAGCGGCAGAGCAGTTCCATGGGCTGAAAGATTTCTCGGTGAAGGAGTTACATTAAATATTATCACAAACTGTACAACCCTCTCAGGCCCTAGAGCCTGAGGAGGGAGCTATAGAGAGTTGAAAGAAGGAAGTGGGAGTTTTGTTTTGTTAATGTACTATTTTTATTTGGGTGGATTAAGTTAGTTTCCCTATCACATATGGATTTACTTTTTACCTTGTTTTGGTTTCCAGTCCAGTTGGTTGTAGTCCGGCATAAAACCCACAGAAGAAGGACAGATGGCTAAATTATAGGCCTACTCCTGGTGTAGTCTTCTGATTTATTTAAtttctttctgaacagacagcagtacttctataactttggcaaatTTATTTCAATTCATCAGGGGTGCTGCGGCATCTCTAGCACCTTCCCCGCATCTatgattttttaaattgaacctttatttaactaggcaagtcagttaagaacaaattcttatttgatcacagccagttgtgatataGATCGGGATCaagccagggtctgtagtgacgcctctagcactgagatgcagttccttagacagCTGCACCACTCGTGAGCCCTTCTATAAGTGCAACGCTGGAGAGATGGGAGTTGGCtcgtctatcagagcagagagatcatagaaagtgAATAGTGAATGTCATTCTAGTTATGTGAGAGATACAGGCGTGATTCGCTCTCTCACCACAGTAATGGCCATGCATTGGTCTATAGGCTACAATGTTGCGCAAACCATAAACTGGGCAGGTCTAACGCCTCTATGCGTAAAATATTACTCTGCAtaatctggatatgtgtgcaacaaaagttcaacattcaccttctgctaccatttatGTCAAGCAGTTTACGCATACAGTTTGATGCATATGTTCGATAAATCCAAAGTATGCACAACACAAaatgcactgcaactgcctctgcaacgctgTAAGGAaaacgcagcgttccattggaaatgaatgtatttctggtgtaccaaaacgcaATAATCCTGTCTGTGTAATCGAGCCGTTACTCGAATCAATTCATAGAATATCAGGCAAgttttcacattacgtttttTAGGTTTCAGGAGGATTACAGAGGAGGCAATTTGAATTAAATCTGATTGTTTTTAATCAAATGTTTACATTACAAACGGTGACAATTATTTTTCATGCCAAGAGAGGTATCGAATCCTGGCAAATGGGTTCCGGAACGAAACAGTCCTAAATTGAGAGGTGCGGATCCGGCTCAAATTGAGCACCGATTGCAACCACGTTCCACAATTTTATTTCCAATTGTCATTCGCTACCCCCTTTTATACACAGCACAGTCCAAAGTTGACTACATCACGGATTGGTCACACTGGGCAAAGACTGACATTTGGCTCCACCAATAACAGATTGCAAATCGCGTTTTTGTCGTCTTCCTCTCCCTGCATTTATTTAGTCCGGAAGTGTTTTCTTTGGAGACCAAAACACCATAAAGAATATTTTACCTGAATTGTTGCCAATTTCACATTATTGTGCCCTGAAATTTTAACGCTATACTCGGCCGTGTGTTGCACGCGTGGATTATGAGAGCACCATTCGGAGGGGGGAGCACAGCGTGAACTGGTGAGCAGCAATACAATGTAGCTAGAAGCTAGCTATGCATCCTCAGCTAGTATCCGTGTTGCTAACTAGCTATCTATCTAAAACCCAACTGATCTAGCCACTGTTTTACTACTAGCTACTATCCCGTAGTTTTACCATGTAGCCTATTGCTGGATATGTATTATTTAACAAGTTATTTTCATTTTCTATAAAGCAATAGTAATAGCTTGCTTGCTATTCTTCCATTTTAAACCCCAGGCTAAGTGTTTTACATGACAAGTCAGTTGTAAAGGCAGGCACTGTAATGATACACATTGTTGCAAAAAAAGCATAGGAGTCCAAAACCTGCTTGCGCCATGTCAATGGTAATGCAAATAAACTCACAATGGATATAATTGAGTAAGGTATATCGCAATATATATACCAATGATTTAAGGCTGATGGAAGGTAAAGTTTATTCTGATTAATTCGTTTACAAGTCTTCCGTGCTACGTTACAATTTAATCTCTGCTCTCGCAaaagttgtatttacaatgtagcCTCCTAGCTAGTGAAACCAATAGTTGCAGAAATCATCTTACTCACTCACTGTCTATTGGGCAGTATCATCACTGTACAAACACTAGCTAACTACCTTAAGAATAATCAAATGCGTTGTAGGAAACATTAAGTAGCTGCTTGCCTTAATACACAAACAGCGATATTCTAGAGACCTACACTGCCCACTATTGTCACTGTCTGTGCTTGACCAATAATAGCAGCTGCTAAATGCATATACAGGAAACACTGTTGTGAGTCGAGATGGACCTTACAGTAGCGTTCTATTTCGAGGAACTGACCACCAGCTGCTCCATTATATTTAGGCACAGATAGTATCATAGTTGTGTTTGACCATGACTTGTGATGAAAGACCACACACATATAGAATAGCAGGGGGAAAGATTGTGTTACTGTCACTTTTTGAAGTACTTGAAATTCACGTAATGGCATATTTTCCTATTATGGTGATATAGtgcagatgttatgttacagtgCTGGCTTGAATGAGATCTAATGCAGGTCAGTGGGACAGTGGAATGTTTTGGAACTTGACTTGCTGTGATCATAGAGTGGCAGCTTGTCTAGTGCCTTAAGGCTGTCGATTGCTTTATTTAATTTGTAAGGCAAACATTTTGGTTCAGCAGCCTTCGCAAGAGTTTTGGTAACACTTTCGTAACAGCTTTTATACCTATGTGGCACTGTACCCTAATTAGCTCACACTAGTAACAACATTTGTAGTAATATGTTGTTACATAGACTAGTACTTTGTGGCATTTTGATTAAGCTAATGGACACACTCTGTGTCCAATAAGTGTTTTAACATGATTGttcaatgactacctcatctctgtaccccacacatacaattatctgtatggtccctcagttgagcagtgaatttcaaacaccaattcaaccacaaagacaagggagattttacaatgcctcacaaagaagggcatctattgctagatgggtaaaaataagacattgaatatcactttgagcatggtgaagttatgaattacTCTTTGGTTGGTttattaatacacccagtcactacaaagatacaggcgtccttcgtAACTCATTTgcgggagaggaaggaaaccgctcaggaatttcaccatgaggtcaatgttGATTTTAAAACGGTTATAGAGCTTaacggctgtgataggagaaagctgaggatggatcaacaacattgtagttagtccacaatactaacctagtgtgaaaagaaggaagcctgtacagaataaaaatattcaaaaacatgcatcctgtttgcaataaggcactaaagtaatactgcaaaatgtggcaaagcaattgaactttttgtcctgagtaaaaagttatgtttggggcaaatacaacacattactgaataccactctccatattttcaagcatagtggtggctgcatcatgttatgggtatgcttgtaatcgttaaagaccgggtttttcaggataaaaacagAAAGAGAATGGTGCTAAGtacatgcaaaatcctagaggaaaacctggttcattctgctttccaccagacaccggGAGAtgagttcacctttcagcaggacaataacctaaaactccagaccaaatatacactggagttgcttaccaagaataaagtgaatgttcctgagtagccgagttacagttctgacttaaatctacttgaaaatatatggaaagacctgaaaatggttgtctagcaatgataaacaactaatttgacagcttgaagaattttgaaaagaagaATGGACAGATAtagcacaatccaggtgtacaaagctcttaaacgtacccagaaagactcaccgctgtaatcactgccaaatgtgcttttacaaagtattaactcatgcgtgtgaatacttatgtaaattagatatatctgtatttcattttcaatacatttgctaaaatgtctaaaaacatgttttcactttgtcattatggggtattgtgtgttgatgggtgaggGAAAAacaatctatttaatccattttgaattcaggctgtaacacaacaaaatgtggaataagtcaaggggtgtgaatactttctgaagtcgtTATGTGTTGTTTTCTGCATTATTTGGTTTTTAGCTCTTAATCAATGCAAGACATATCTGGCATAACTGTCATGGTCAATTCCATGGCAATGGAATTgcgctgagactcagattttATCATTCATAtctatgccaaacaaaaaccattgatttcataGATGAACAAACCATACAGCTTTATGCACATTGAGTACTTTAAATAAAATACACTGACAAttggataaaaacacatttactggaagaactgtgcaggtTTGGTCAAATTAATCAGTAAAATACCCCTCAGTTTGTGACCACCTTTTCCAAAAACGCAGTTAAATATCTGTTacgaattaagattcaaagatgtctgcagaaagaatggggtaacagaatttcatcatgggtccctgatctgtactacacagaaatgcatcattatggatatgaatgtcattctcttcatggtgatgtgtCCTAAGTAGGTACACAAAGTTAGAAATATACAATATCCTTTGCGTATTtaggtattattctacacacttgctattattttaatggactCCGCCACCAAACAAGAACAAATGTGGTTGGACCGGactaaatctgaaccaatcatagacatctatgtttTACAAGTTTTGATTTCAAAGTACAGCGCACTAGAgctcagtatagttcagtacagtacattatagtgtGCTCAAGCTCTACTGTGTACTTGTACttaactctactccactctatattACTGTACAGCACAGGACTGTACTGAATTATAATGTACTTTTCTTAACTGTACTGTACTTTGTTGTCCAAAGTTGTGAAACCTAGACCTGACCAGACCAAATCTAAACCAATCATGGACGTCTAGATGTTTGGGCCAAATGAAGGCCGGTCCAGATATCTCTGCACGTTGAAATCAAGACAAGGGCAgactgaccaaatttcaactacttttcaacGTCCATGGACGTCCGGTGTCGGTCGGTGTTCAGTGGGTGAGGATGCcggttacagtaaatggaaagacggggctcatgggtaggtgtcaaTACGAGCTGGGAGAGGAGACGttaattgaagagagagagagagggggacgggtTGTCCAGACTTTTGAAGTTCTTGCTTTGACCACCAGATGACCAAAAGGTAAATAAaagttatgagctgaacataacattatgccagtggaagggatgACAATACCAGGAgaccctatgagctgaacataacagtatgccagtggaagggaggacagtagcaggagaccctgtgagctgaacataacagtatgccagtggaagggaggacagtagcaggagaccctatgagctgagcataacagtatgccagtggaagggaggacagtagcaggagaccctatgagctgaacataacagtatgccagtggaagggatgACAATACCAGGAgaccctatgagctgaacataacagtatgccagtggaagggaggacagtagcaggagaccctatgagctgaacataacagtatgccagtggaagggaggacagtagcaggagaccctatgagctgagcataacagtatgccagtggaagggaggacagtagcaggagaccctATGAgatgaacataacagtatgcctgtggaagggaggacagtagcaggagacccaactgtggtttgtgactactattatttcccattgtagccaattcaattgcagaaATTCCGTTACTGATTTGGTAACATAATTTCAAGTTtgaatcacttaataattcataaacaaaattAATATCAGTAAAAACATAACTAATTGATAGATCTACCAATACCTATGCACTTACCTGTgcactttcattatcctccctcctgatgagggagagaaatttgAAAATATCTTAGATAAGTGGGTTTTTAGTAACGGAATTTCAAGACAtaaggcaatgtttcttaaacttacagaaggcatAAAAAAATCTAAACTAAATATATACTATATTATTAGctggcaggggtctttacttcaaaattattgtgttttgatgtatttccaATAACTTTAAAGACTTTTGCTGGTAGATATTTTTTAAGAACCACTTTCCATCTATTTGACAAGAAAACAAACTATTTGCTTAATTTCTCATTTCTAGGATGGGAAATGTTTGAAAAATGTCTATATGCCTTAATTTCTCGAAAcatagactcttagctttcatttttatttgacatgctcctatgaacttcacattgGTTTTCATGGGTCCATTTACATGGAAATGACATGTGCAATTCTATTATTTTATGTCCTTCTTTCTTGCCTTACCCAGAGTCTCCGTGAGTCATCTATATGGGCCATCTTCTCTCGAAAAATGGTTACCGCCTGAACAAGAGGACACGCAAGCTGCACcacaggaagaagaagaagaactgctTCCTGCAGGGGCCCTGCATGCTCTGCTTCATCGTCCACGGCAACAGCGGGGGCCTCGACGACGACGACAGCGACCAATTGGAGACCGGGGTCAACGGCGGAGGCAGAGGACGTTGTCACAGCAACGCAGGTGGTACCGGAATCGGAAGCACCTCAAAGCTCGCTGGGCGGTACGCTGCTCTCACTTCCCCTGAGGACTGTGCCAAGTTCCTGCTGTCGCCAAGGGAACTAGCCATCTGGGAGGGCCAAGGGAGGAGTCTACTGTCGGCCGTACCGGCTAAGCTGATTCCACCGCCAGCGCTGTTCCGGAGTGCAGGGATTCCAGTGCCCATAGCTGTGGCTGTTTCTGTGCCTGGTAGTGCCAGTGACTACGCTGAGATGGTGAGAAACTAGAAAGGGTTTATTCCTAGTGCTGCTGAGTTAATTGTTTAATTCATGTCATTGATTAGCCAGAGTCCACTCACTTGATGTCCCAGGTttgaatcagtccctgatttcAGAAGGGAAGGATGAAAATCAACAGACACTATCTGGACAGTTTGCTCCCGTACCGTACACTTCCTGGTATCTCTTCTGATGTCATCTCTGTCGAATCCCTTTCCATGTGGTTCTCTGTGATCTGTGTCTGATCCTTGTTTCTTTCCTCCAAGGTGTGTAAGAGGAAGTGTGCGGAGGTGCAGAGGTGCACACCCTGTAAGCAGCCGCGATGTGCCTTCCCTGTCCCTGAGGGAGgtgtggaggatggaggaggaggaggaagtggggaTGCCTCCTCTAACTCCGGGACTGACCACTGCCACCTCTGCCCCCTgccctcatcctcttcctcctcatcctcgtcTGTCGAGGGCTGCTGTGGGATGGCTCTCCATGGTGATCCACTGCCCCAGAGTTCTGACTCCACCCCCTGCTGTCCGCATCACCATGACGACTGCCAGGGGAGAGGCAGTGACGTGATTGACACATCCAGCATCAACcgcctcccctcctccatcctgcTTAAGGTCAGAGGTCACCACTAGAGTGCAGTTAATTTGGGAGGCCTGATTGGATGCTTTCAAAGGCTTTTATTCTAACTGAAGCTAACTGAAATGGGCTGGATGTAGCCTGGGTACCGGTCTGTTTAGCTCCACTGCTTGTACTCTGTGTTATTGCCAAACAACAGGCTGGATACACAACCTGTTAATGTGTTTTCTGTTCCTCTCAGGTGTTCTCCCACCTGTCGGTGAAAGAGCGCTGTCTGTGTGCCTCGCTGGTCTGTAAGTACTGGAGGGACCTCTGCTTAGACTTCCAGTTCTGGAAGCAAATTGACCTCAGTGGCCTACAACAAGTGAGTACAACATTTGAGACATTTTATAgtaacattttaatttaaaatataaacgcaacatgcaacaatttcaaagatttgaccgagttacagttcatataaggaaatcagtcaattgaaattaattaattaggccctaatctatggatttcacgtgactgggcaggggtgcagccatgagtGGGCCTGGTAAGGCATTGGCCTACCCACTGTGGAGTCAagcccacaaaagggctttattacagacagaatatggaacatttctgggatattttatttaatctcatgaaaaatgggaccaacactttacatgttgtgtgtatatattttttgtattgtTCATTGTTCACCCACACCCCCCTCAGGTAAATGATGACCTCTTGGTGAAGATAGCGTCTCGGAGGCAGAATGTGACGGAGTTAAACATCTCTGACTGTCGTGGCGTGCAGGACCACGGTGTGTGTTCCCTGGCAGCCCACTGCCCGGGCCTTCAGAGGTACACAGCTTACCGCTGTAAACAGCTGAGTGACCTGTCCCTCAGCTCCCTGGCCTTACACTGTCCTCTGCTGGCCAAGGTCCATGTTGGAAACCAGGACAAACTGACAGACGACGCACTCAAAAAggttctctcactcactcactcactcactcactcactcactcactcactcactcaccaatCTGATGCATTAACACTTTGTACAATGCATTTATAACATGTTTTTTCAGGCAGACAGAGTGCGTCGTCTAtaacccttctctccccctctctcttgtgtCCCTAGTTAGGAGAACACAGTTCAGAGTTAAAGGACATCCACCTGGGCCAGTGCTACAGTATTACTGATGAGGGGATGGTGGCTCTGTCCAAGGGATGTCCCAAGCTGCAGAGAATCTACATGCAGGAGAACAAACTGGTGAGTACCCTACCCAGTTCTTAGGCTACAACACAATGTTCCCATTGACACCTGTTGGACTGCAAAACAAGGTAAGAGGGCCCGCCCTGTCTCTGTAGTGTTAGGGGAAACGCTGCCTACATGTTTGGGGGGGGGttggatcacacacacactgtctgtctggggcCCTGAAGGCTACTAGAGGACCGTTAAGTGGCGTCTCTGTGATGTGTAATGTGAAACAGCCTAGgtgggtgatgtgtgtgtgttggatagaGGGGTTGTGGTGTATTTTTTTGCTGTTGGCATCGAAGGATCGTGATCCATCTGTTTCAAATGAAAGGCAAATCCCAAACTCCAAGTCAAATCTGTTGAAAACATGCGAAGAGGCTTAGGCTGAAGGAGAGGACTGCGTGCATTTTTGGTTGTGTAGGTTTGATTTCTTGAAGTATGCTTGTTGTGTGTCTGCTGGTGGTGCCGGGGTGTTTTGTGGACAGTCCCTGTTAGAGTGCAGTGTGAGGATGGGCCAAGTCCTCCAACACAGGGGGTCTGCACTTACACAACCGAATGAAGATGGATATTCTGCACCCCTTGGTTTGTGTGCCAGCTGGCAATACCAGCTATACTATTAATActccctggacacacacacactcacactctcactcactcactcactcactcactcactcactcactcactcactcactcacacacacacacacacacacacacacacacacactctctctctctctctctctggctggggTCCCTGAGCTAGCTTCATGTGGAAGATTTCcagctcattccctcctgattccaggaatctCCCAACCAGATATTCTGTAAAAACCTGAGAATTTGGGAAAAATGATCGGAACTTTGCATTTCTGGATGTGGTGGAATCTTGTTCATTTTAGTTGGGTGTCTGTGTTGTACCAGTAGTCACTGGTTCTGACAGCGGCCTGCTAACACTAGAACACTGCAGTGATACATCTCGTCGGCGGTTGAACACACATTTTGGCTTGTGTTTATGTTCTGCAGGGGATTTGGACATCCCGACAACCCGAATCTCTGGCTTTGAAAGCCTGTTGGATATTTGAAGTGTGTCCACTTTTTTTCCTAAATTAGCTTATCAAAAAGCCTCAGTGACTAGAATGGTTGATGACTGTCTATTGTATGGTAATGTAATTACACTAAAACAGATTTTTTCCCCCTTTTAAAATGTATCcaaaacaaaaaccattgatttcaaagtttaacaaaccatagaaCTTTATGtccaacagtggaggctgctgaagggaggactgttcatagtaatggctggaatggagtcactggaatggtatcaaccaatGGAATCcacatgtttgataccattccattgactccgttccagccattatgagccgtcctcccctcagcagcctccacggAAGCACAAgtactacttttaacaatttccact
It contains:
- the LOC139411167 gene encoding F-box/LRR-repeat protein 17; translated protein: MGHLLSKNGYRLNKRTRKLHHRKKKKNCFLQGPCMLCFIVHGNSGGLDDDDSDQLETGVNGGGRGRCHSNAGGTGIGSTSKLAGRYAALTSPEDCAKFLLSPRELAIWEGQGRSLLSAVPAKLIPPPALFRSAGIPVPIAVAVSVPGSASDYAEMVCKRKCAEVQRCTPCKQPRCAFPVPEGGVEDGGGGGSGDASSNSGTDHCHLCPLPSSSSSSSSSVEGCCGMALHGDPLPQSSDSTPCCPHHHDDCQGRGSDVIDTSSINRLPSSILLKVFSHLSVKERCLCASLVCKYWRDLCLDFQFWKQIDLSGLQQVNDDLLVKIASRRQNVTELNISDCRGVQDHGVCSLAAHCPGLQRYTAYRCKQLSDLSLSSLALHCPLLAKVHVGNQDKLTDDALKKLGEHSSELKDIHLGQCYSITDEGMVALSKGCPKLQRIYMQENKLVTDKSVRAFAEHCPELQFVGFMGCSVTSLGVIHLTGLRNLSSLDLRHISELNNETVMEVVRKCRNLSSLNLCLNWSINDRCVEIIAKEGRSLKELYLVSCKITDHALIAIGQYSSTIETVDAGWCKEITDQGATQIARSSKSLRYLGLMRCDKVNEETVERLVVQYPHIVFSTVMQDCKRTLERAYQMGWSPNTSNAS